The Ovis aries strain OAR_USU_Benz2616 breed Rambouillet chromosome 6, ARS-UI_Ramb_v3.0, whole genome shotgun sequence genome includes a window with the following:
- the NKX3-2 gene encoding homeobox protein Nkx-3.2, with translation MAVRGANTLTPFSIQAILNKKEERGGLPATEGRSAPGGTAVAVASAPAVCCWRLFGETDAGALGGAEDSLLASPAGTRTAAGRTAESPGGWDSDSALSEENEGGRRCADPPGASGACRAGATLGLGQPVCELPAAKDLEEEAAGQSDSEMSASVSGDRSPRAEDDGVGPGGARVPTLCGGGGGRPAGGAEEEEGPVAPKPRKKRSRAAFSHAQVFELERRFNHQRYLSGPERADLAASLKLTETQVKIWFQNRRYKTKRRQMAADLLASAPAAKKVAVKVLVRDDQRQYLPGEVLRPPSLLPLQPSYYYPYYCLPGWALSTCAAAAGTQ, from the exons ATGGCTGTGCGCGGCGCCAACACCTTGACGCCCTTCTCCATCCAGGCGATCCTCAACAAGAAAGAGGAGCGCGGCGGGCTGCCCGCGACCGAGGGGCGCTCGGCACCCGGGGGCACAGCGGTGGCAGTGGCTTCGGCGCCCGCTGTCTGTTGCTGGCGGCTCTTTGGGGAGACAGACGCGGGCGCGCTGGGGGGCGCCGAGGACTCTCTGCTGGCGTCGCCTGCGGGGACCAGAACGGCTGCGGGGCGGACCGCGGAGAGCCCGGGCGGCTGGGACTCGGACTCGGCGCTGAGCGAGGAGAACGAGGGCGGCCGGCGCTGCGCGGACCCGCCGGGGGCCAGCGGCGCCTGCCGTGCAGGCGCGACCCTGGGCCTCGGCCAGCCGGTCTGCGAGCTGCCCGCCGCCAAGGACCTGGAGGAGGAAGCCGCAGGCCAGAGCGACAGTGAGATGTCGGCCAGCGTCTCAG GCGACCGCAGCCCGAGGGCCGAGGACGACGGGGTTGGCCCGGGAGGCGCACGCGTGCCCACGCtgtgcggcggcggcggcggcaggccGGCGGGCGGcgcggaggaggaggaagggcccGTAGCGCCGAAGCCCCGCAAGAAGCGTTCGCGCGCCGCCTTCTCGCACGCGCAGGTCTTCGAGCTGGAGCGCCGCTTCAACCACCAGCGCTACCTGTCTGGGCCGGAGCGCGCAGACCTGGCCGCGTCGCTGAAGCTCACTGAGACGCAGGTGAAGATCTGGTTCCAGAACCGTCGCTACAAGACCAAGCGCCGGCAGATGGCTGCCGACCTGCTGGCCTCGGCGCCCGCCGCCAAGAAGGTGGCGGTGAAGGTGCTGGTCCGCGACGATCAGAGACAGTACCTGCCCGGAGAGGTGCTGCGGCCGCCCTCGCTGTTGCCCCTGCAGCCTTCCTACTATTATCCTTATTACTGCCTCCCCGGCTGGGCGCTCTCCACGTGCGCGGCCGCCGCGGGCACCCAGTGA